ctgttccttttctttttcctctgaaCATTCTCAGAATCGAGCAGTGGTTACGGCTCATCTCGACTGGCTCATTGGACCACCATCTTTGTCTTCTTACACATTCACGGTGGTTGCAGAATCAAGTTACCAAGCAAAGTCTGTCTGATGCCACGAAGCTGCAGACAGCGTGTTGAAAGGTTGGAAATGGcattctgctgcctctaacttTCTCAGTGGGAGTTTTGTTGTTCAGGTTAATCACGACGGTAAAAGTTGTGATAAGGCGCCATGGAACTGTGTCAATATTGAGTGCAGAGACGTATTGCGCGTGCGGAGTGGGTGTAGCAGACAGCAGCCTATGAGACCCAACAGAGCTGAGCCACCCCTGTCAGAGCTGAGAAAGGACACTTGTTGTTGGCTGATCATTGACCCTGTAATATCTGTGCAGCTTTGGGTGTCAGTCATGTCTGACACCCAAGATGCCTACGTCTATGGCAAGAGTGCAGCTCCGTCTGATGTTTCATGCACGGCATTCTAAGAATGCACGAGGTCAGCAGATACCAGAAATAGCACATTACTGTAAAAGTGTCGCGCATTAGCAATTCTTATCTCAATCCACAGGGTCGTGCTGTTGTTTGAGGACACGCAGTGTCAGGCttggaaaacaaaagcattttcTCACCACTTCCTTTGTGTATTTCTCTTTTATTACAAAACAACCGAGGAAACCAAGAATgctgaaaaaaatacaacaatagAGGTTCGTCTACAAACCCGCGTAGAAAAATAACAGATGAACAAATGACAGATCTGACACACTAACAGTGTCAATCACAAACTCCTCAGTGGAGCGATAtcaacaaaaccaaacaaacgTTTGGATAGTTTTGTATACTGTAAAAACATATTAGCATATATGACATAAATAGTTTAACGAGTTTCGACTATTTCACATCTACAATCATTGAAGGTGCATTTTttgaggggtcagaggtcaggggtGGTTCTTGTTAAACCAGTGAGTCAGGAGGAGGTTCAGATGCCGGTTGTGATGGTGTGGCTTTGAGTGGAAGGGGAAAAAGTGGTTGAGGTTTTTGGCTTCTTCCTAgagtggacaaaaaaaaaaaaagaaggcactTATTAGAAAGGCGTCCTATTACTCATAAAGGCGAAAATTCGGTGGGTTAGTGCATTGAAGAAAATGCTCAGATTCATGTAATACTTACATCATTTCGGTCAAAATCTTTTTCACAGCCTTCAGCTCGGGGTTCAGGCAATAGCGAAGGCCATTTTTGTTGGTGATGCTGTTGAAACAAATAAGAAATATTAATGAAAAGCTCATTAAAACATAACGGCAGTATGTATGAATGCATAATCAAGCTAAGTTTATAGACTTATTGCTGGGATATGGTGATAATAAAAGGTTGGAATCGGTCTATTTCAGTGATTTAACTCAAAAACTCCCAATTCCAGGTGTTACATAATTTCTAATCAAAGTGAGGTTTCAGTTCAGTCACACTCTAGATCAGTCAAATGTTGGTTTTCCGAATGAGAGCTCATATTTCTGCCATTGCACACTTACACAATCTCTACTCTGTCACAGAAGACGGTTGCCTGGTAGATCTGAACATCCTTGATTTCGGACCTTAAAATCATGCGATTCCTGACGCGCTGACACAGGCACTGCTGTCCCGCTTCACCGTCTAGAAAAAGAAGACAAGAATCAAAAGATTAATCCTCTTACTGCACAATTTTAAGTCAGAGTATAATTTTATTAGTACAAAATGACTggaaactaataataataataaaaaaaaagattaaaaacttaCGCTGGGCTGCAGAGATGCAGACCACGACAGCCAGGAGCAGAAACAACTTGATGATGCTGGACATTGTCGGTTTTTCCGTTCAGTCAAGATGAAGCTGGCGTTGAAGGAGCGAGGTGAAGATGATAGTGCTGCAAGAGGAATCAGCGGAGTCGAAGCAGGTTAGCTGGCAGGAGCAGTGTGAGTGGTGGAAGCCGAGTGTGGTCTTTTATACGCTTTCAAGCCGCATAGACTCTTTCCCGTGACAGAGGGAAATTTTCTCAACTGGAAAGTGAAACTCCAAAAACCGCAAGAAAAAACCACCCACTAATCCCCCCCCCACCAATACCTCCACACTGTAAGTCAAAACTGATCACACTTTCCATTAAGAATTCAATAATAAATTGTGCATaagaataaaatgtaaatagtCAAACTTAGTCAaacaaaaagctgtaaaaataaaactttaaactGCTACATTCTGGCCTTTATTTCACTTGTGGTTTCACTTCCCATTTCTACCTATTCAATACAAAGGCATATATTAAATAGTAGAAATACAGAGTTGGGAAAAGTAACATTAGGTCTTCCTTATTTTTGGGTTAAGAACAAAATAGAATGGAATAATCCTTTATGTGTCCCTCATCGAGGGGAAATTTGAGTTTATTGCAGCAGCACCGGGATAGACCACAAACAGAATTACGTtccttaaaaagacaaaaatagatCACAAAATGAGAATGAATACACACAAAAGTGCAGAAGCAGTGCACAAAATCTACGAGATTTCTAGTTTAATTAGGTCCTGAACTCCTCTCATCACAGAGAGTCACTCACAGAgtagaaaaaagaaatatggGTTGGGGGTAAGAATACAATATAATGATAAAGATAAAAGAAGAACacattaaatcaaataaattctttaaaagaaaaaaagatgtatgTCGTATTCCGTTTGAAACAACACCAAAAGAGTAAAAATTCAGATTATTTAACATGTCGGTACACTGAATGctggacttttttttctgatcttTAAAACTAGAATCATACGAGTGACTTTTGTGGACTTTTTTGTATTAGGCAAATCAAGGTGTGGGCTGATGATCTTTGCAACAGACACTTCTAGTATACTCTGCACCGGTGGTTAACACCTATAGCACTTGCAGCACCAAACCAAATGTTTGAATGCATGGGGAAAATGAAGACAAGTTATTATTTCCTTCCACTGCAGTTGCATGGTATTTGCTGATGATGACATTTGTGGTGTGAGAAAGATGCATTAAGAAATTTGTCCGACTGATTATGAGATCCTTAACAGATATTACCACTGATATCAGATACTGTGGATCTCGTCTGGCCTACCAGTTTCAAAGGAAACGGACGGTTTAATTGAAAAGCAAGCTTTACCATCTGAGTTTCAGTTTTATATCCTCTTTCACTTTTCTGGACAgtgtgaaatgtttttaatttccTATTTTTTACGTGCTGCTCTTTTCTCTGAAGGCAAACGTTTGCGCAATGCCTCTTCAGTAAATCGGAATTTAAATTCCTCTTTTCTTGAAATCCATTAAACCATTTATAATGGGGATTATGGAACAAAAGCATGAATGAATGACACAACCTCTAATGCAAAGGAAGGTGACTGCTTCATTGCTACCCTATCTATATAAAAGAGCACATTTCTGTCCCGTGAAAGTCAACATAAAGGGTTTTAGATATTGGGTTACCGCACGCCACCAGCACAGATTCCACATGTTCGTGGAACTCTACTGGAACGCCATTTTCCAGAAAGATTTTCCCTCATTTGATGTTTTGACGATGTCGGGTAACCATCAGAGCTGTAGCATATTACTTTTCATACATGCTTTGTACTAACTCGCAGTGATCTTTCTGTCTATGAGAATGATTACCCCAGCAAAATGCCCCCGGCAGCATGACAGAGTCACCCAATCCTCTCAATACAGGGTGCCCGGCATCAGTTTGACCTTTTaccctgttttctgtctgtgtctctaaaACGTTAGCTTTCAGATCCTCAATGAAATGAGAGTAGTCATGAAAGAGTTGAGCCAAATGAATCCAAATTAGAAATGAGTTACTAAAAACACCTCTGCCATGAATTGCTGTCACGCAAATGTCGTTTTGGTTTTACTCGCAGAGGTTTTGAGATATTCATCTTTATCGGGAGGATGTGGGTGTAGTCTCAGAGATAGATATCTCAAAACCCGACCGCTAAAATCAAAGCACGGACATAATTTGCAAACTAACTGTGAAAATACGCCGTTTTGCCAAATTCGGGGGGGTGAAGTGACGTCTCAAGTATGTTTACAGTGCATCTTTTAAAGAATACTGCAGGTGTCTATGGAGTGCACAATCCGTCAAAGTAAAAAACATCCCAAAACCTTTAGCTGGATGTTCAAAATATGAACTCTTCCATGTGAAATGAAAAGGAAACCAAAAATGGTCTCAGTCCAGCAACCAACATTAGAAACAGGGATTTCCGCTCCTATAAAGTAGATGTGAAAGGGACTTTCATCTATTGCTGCATACCACACAGATTAAGCAGTGGTCAGCAAGTGTGAATTCTCTGAAACTAGTCATTGTTGCAGAAGAGCTTATACCGAGTCATATTGAGACATTCTCTGGATGACTTATTGTGAGTTTAGAaatcaaagctttttttttgagGAGGTATAGTGTAGTGCCACCACATATGACTCTTCATTCTGACAAACTGCACTTTGCCATCTTGAATAATTTATAATTCCCcttttttagaaaatatttaATGGCTTTTAAATGTCAGGAGCTGCAGAGCGCATGAAATTACGACATGGCACAGGTTCGAAAAGCtctaaatggtaaatggaaattcatctttttatttatttgcccTATTAATTGTCGGGTGAATGTGGGTTTGTTGATGCACAAGGGGGATTACCAGCCATATGTATCTGtgctgtgactttttttttttctcattttaagcGGATACCACATCGTGTGACCCCATGCGCCGACTGAAACAAAATAACGTCAGCAGTGTTTCTTCCTTTGCACACTTGATGCGGTGGCACTTTTAACACGACTTCGATGTTTAGGGAAAAAAAGCTAAGATGAAATTAAGAGCAAATAATAGTATCAGAAAAATGTTTACGAGGGAGcattgaaaagagaaaaaaaaaagatatatctTCGTTTACACACCTTACACATGTAGACTGTAATCTGAATACACGAAGAGCGTTGAACTGAATTCAAGCTGTTACAAGACGAACCGTAACAGAGCAAAGCTTCGTGCTGCTCAGATGAAGGTCAAAGGGGTACAAAGTTTCTTAATTTGTCATGTCAAAAGAAGTGACCTTTGCATGGCTACCAAGTGCGGCTGATATCGCCCAGAAAGCGACTGGCATGCTTCCTCAGCTTTTCTTACACTTTGGCCCAAAAGTTACTTCAAGGAGAGGAAGATCACTTTGTCTCAGCACGAACCCCCCTGCCTCCGAAAAAGTTTTTTTGCGTAAAAGTAACAAAAGATTCACACCTGTGAATAGTTTTCACAACCTTCCGATTAAATTTCACATAAGTTTGACAGTCTGGGGGTTGGTAAGAACAGAATTTCCTTTTGAGTTAGTGTGCGCTGAGATAAGTGTGAAAAGTCAGCAGTCAACAGGACGCAACCAGTCCCCAGACCCTGAATTCTCATCTTCCTGTTGCACAGCAACAGCTTTCATTTACCAGTTTTACTAACCAGTTTTACATCTCTATGTTCATAAATATGCTTCACAGAATGTTTTAAGAaagttttctctcttttttttttttccagttttgaccttatttttgtcatttctcaTACCTTGTTGGGGTTCACTGCCACATATTCAGCTGATCAAGGCTCACATGTGGTCTTACAACACGGAGCAGGCAGACAAACTAAATAAGACAAACTGTAACTAAAGCACTCGCGGTAAATCAGAAACATACCTGCAACATTACACGTTTCAGCCGTCTGTCACTACagtcactttcacttttctgttcctCGCACCTTTATTCACACAGACGAGACACATAGATGTCAGTAGATGTCAGATGCAGTTTTTGCCATTCATGCGAGACTGGACAATACTTCAAGCAAAGTCAAAGGGGTACCTCATGGAGAAAGGGAATTTAAGAGGCTCTATATTTGAAATGGTATGTGATGGTTTTTCATTGTGCTTTGAGGCAAGAAAGATATTAGGTCATCTCACCATCTCCAAagttagatttttttcatgaatgattattttcattatGATGATGTAATGATCTAAACCAGTTtcctcatttctttttctttggaaACACAAAATATTTTGTTTCGACCATCCACTTCCTGAAGAGGACGTTTGCTCTACTAAACATTTGCCCCTACATACAAATGAGTTCATATAAGCACCAAAGGCTTGCTATTGTACTGTGAAACATATTCCAGATTCCAGCAATCCCCTAGCAAAAAGTAGTATTCTTGAAGTTCATTTTATTAAGTATGCTTTAGTATAAGTATAGCAAGTACACTACGGACCATGTACTTGTATTATACTAGAAAGTATACTAATTTAATACTTCTTCGGACTAAAATGGAACATTTTTAAGTTTATAAAAGTATACAACAAGTACACTCATCTATATACGACGAGTGTACTAGGTATGTACTTCCAGTTTATTGAAGTATACTTTTATGAACTTAGAATTACTAAAACTTGCTACTCTTGTAGCATActttttatgtttatgcatttggcagatgcttttatccaaagcgacatATACTGGTAGGTctgtagggtaagggggtcttgcctaaggacccctgctgtacctttcatgcaggggatttgagaCCAGGTCGCCCACAtaaaaggtggcaatcttaccactaccaCTACACTGTACCTGCTTAAATCGTTAAAGATGAAGCAACTTGACCTTTTTTGGTTCTTGGATCAAGATAAACTAAGTATAAGTACTTTGTGgcagaaagaagtaaaatgtaTACTAAAGTACAAGTATAAGCTCTAGTATTGAAGTATAGGTGCAAGTCTTCGTATTAATGTACTTGGTCTTAGACTTTTCAGTATAAGCCAAATATACTTATGCTATTCTTAAGTATATAAATGTTGTATATAAAAAGTAAACCTCAAGCATACTGCCTCAGTTTTAGTATAAAATAAGTATACTCGTAGTACACTTGAATAAACTACTTTTTACTAAGGGATTAAAAATATGGTTTTCAATTAAAAACGCGTTTGAGCGTAATGAACAGGTGTTGTGAGAAAGGACACAGTGATGTGTTCCTCAAACATGTTTTATTCCACTTACAGTAATGTGGCCACTGTCTCTACCTGTGCCATCCACTCTGTCGGCAgagcagaggctgctgcaccaaaaagaaaaaagaaagaaaacaactttGGACTTCAGAGTTCACAGTATGCATTTGTTTAAAATCCCCCTTCGGTAGTTATTTATACTctataaaacaaaatgcaaagaattacTTACCTTGGCTGGATTGCGGAGCCCCACCAGACCAAATAAaatagggatgcaccgataccaatACCAGTATtcattaaagtaatactatgtaacatttctaccttaaaataacagtttgaaaaaaattgtgcggctacaaaagagttttaatattacgattggcctgtctcctatgcccttctgGGGTCTGAGtcggaataactgcgctatgtaactttgctggaccggcccgggagctgagcggaagtacttcgacttgctttctggcacacctaccgcaaaaacaaatagacccctctcacgctcccaggtataaggctaagctagcgcaacattgtcagtacgatcatcatggcagaggcaccgaagaaacagaagaagacgttgactgatgaagcaaggaaaagaaagagatttacagtgtcttaaccgtacattacctccaagcctgtagggggagctccataatgggctttttaagaagttacatagtattgctttaaagggtTCCGATACTACAGAACCGATACCAGTCTGACAGGAGCTTAATTTTCCTGCAATGTGTTTGGAAAAGAATGTGTTGCACTAAGAGTTTTAGTTCTCTAGTTTTATATTACTAAAATGCACAACGTGCAGTTGTATTTGGGTTGAATAtgcctaaagaaaataaaaggtgtTTAATTGTAAGAACTGTAATGGCCTTGATTAGTACTCATATCAGTACTCGGTATCTGCACTAAAAGTACTAAAAGGTTGTACTTGTACtgagttttaaaaaatgtggtatcggtgcatccctgaAATAAAATGTTATGACCGCCATGTTTAAAAATCCAGTGCTTATTTAAAGagatagaaacaaaacaaaacaacagagcTTCTTGAATTTGAAGTTAAATCAAAGCAAATAAGTTCAGGGCTTCTCTAATTGTCCTGATGTTTAATAATTGAAATCTCCAGTCGCATTTGTGAATGCTGCCCAGTGTGCTAGATAGAGAGGGTATTTACAATCAGTGCTAGCATCTGATTGCCACTAGCAATCATGCTGGTGTACAATCATTCTTCCACGTGCGGCACACCTCTGTCGTTtagctgtttgtgtgtttacagaCGCTGCTATGGCAGCCGTGAACTCTAGTTGCTGCTCAGAGCAGCGGGCCACCTTCTCCTTACAACTTGACCTATTTCAATGATTCCTCACAACACGTGCATATGCTGTAAAGCCCGACCCAGCAAATAGTAAGAACTGTTTCCCCAATGTTCTCTCTGAGACTCAGAGCGGTGCCCTGCAAACTGGAAACAGAAATCCTCAGCCATAGCATCGACAGCCAATTTTGCTCATTACATga
Above is a genomic segment from Odontesthes bonariensis isolate fOdoBon6 chromosome 13, fOdoBon6.hap1, whole genome shotgun sequence containing:
- the LOC142397283 gene encoding C-X-C motif chemokine 10-like, giving the protein MSSIIKLFLLLAVVVCISAAQHGEAGQQCLCQRVRNRMILRSEIKDVQIYQATVFCDRVEIVITNKNGLRYCLNPELKAVKKILTEMMKKPKTSTTFSPSTQSHTITTGI